Proteins from a single region of Gordonia hongkongensis:
- a CDS encoding SDR family NAD(P)-dependent oxidoreductase: MDINGASAIVTGGASGIGAAAARQLAAKGAKVIVADLNADKGEELAKEIGGQFVAVDVTSTEQIEAAVNAATELGPLRALVNSAGIGWAQRTIGRDGEFGSAHNLDAYKKVIAINLIGTFDCIRLAATAMSRNEPLDGHGERGAIVNMASVAAFDGQIGQASYSSSKGGVVGMTLPVARDLAAVGIRVNTIAPGLIDTPIYGEGEAAEAFKAKLGESVLFPHRLGAPDELASMVVELVTNSYMNAEVIRVDGGIRMPPK; the protein is encoded by the coding sequence GTGGATATCAATGGAGCTAGTGCAATCGTCACGGGTGGCGCGTCCGGCATCGGCGCGGCTGCGGCTCGCCAGCTGGCGGCCAAGGGTGCAAAGGTCATCGTCGCCGACCTGAACGCGGACAAGGGCGAAGAACTCGCCAAGGAGATCGGCGGACAGTTCGTCGCCGTCGACGTGACCTCGACCGAACAGATCGAAGCCGCCGTCAACGCGGCCACCGAACTGGGCCCGCTGCGTGCCCTGGTCAACTCGGCCGGCATCGGCTGGGCGCAGCGCACCATCGGTCGCGACGGTGAGTTCGGGTCGGCCCACAACCTCGACGCCTACAAGAAGGTCATCGCGATCAACCTGATCGGCACCTTCGACTGCATCCGTCTTGCGGCCACCGCCATGAGCCGCAACGAGCCGCTCGACGGCCACGGCGAGCGCGGCGCGATCGTCAACATGGCCAGCGTCGCAGCGTTCGACGGCCAGATCGGCCAGGCGTCGTACTCGTCGTCCAAGGGCGGCGTCGTCGGCATGACCCTCCCGGTCGCGCGCGACCTGGCTGCGGTCGGCATCCGCGTCAACACCATCGCCCCCGGTCTGATCGACACCCCGATCTACGGTGAGGGCGAAGCGGCCGAGGCGTTCAAGGCCAAGCTCGGCGAGTCGGTCCTGTTCCCGCACCGCCTGGGTGCGCCCGACGAGCTCGCTTCGATGGTCGTCGAGCTGGTCACCAACAGCTACATGAACGCGGAGGTCATCCGCGTCGACGGTGGCATCCGGATGCCACCGAAGTAG
- a CDS encoding VanW family protein yields the protein MDGVVTPGSRRARSALRAVLAVVAVITLVLAAEFVATRSDSPRNAVVGGIDAGGRNSAELTSVLDELTARSRQPVVLRTPEGSAEVSPAELGLTYDADATRARLLEQPRNPLVRLAALFGRDFDVEPVVTLDRTAMNAALDAQRASLEKAAVEGGVHYDGTKPVGDQPAKGERIARDAAAATLVDRWLDGAPVDLPMEPFSPTVSAEVVVATVAGPAERVVAAPVSLVDRRKRTVEVPAGDLASMVTFGPDGRGGLTPRADEKVGREILAPDLDASQRAPVSATFSLASGRPQVVPGVDGAAINWPKTLAAVATSAAADGGDRRVEVVYDDVEPKLTTDAARKLGVTELISEYTTGGFSSASGENIRLVAAEVDGALVLPGKVFSLNGHTGPRGAEQGYVESTIIDHGRASNAVGGGISQFATTLYNATYFAGLEDVDHTEHAYYISRYPEAREATVFEGAIDLKFRNNTRHGVLIETAWSPSSVTVRLWGTKAFEVESVTGERVAPTDPPRVRVPRGDDCIPSSGSKGFTASDTRIIKDARTGREIDRSTRTVRYAPEPIVKCV from the coding sequence ATGGATGGAGTTGTGACCCCAGGCTCTCGCCGAGCACGATCCGCGCTACGCGCCGTGCTCGCCGTCGTCGCCGTGATCACGCTCGTCCTCGCCGCGGAGTTCGTGGCCACCCGCTCCGATTCCCCACGCAACGCCGTCGTCGGCGGTATCGATGCGGGCGGTCGGAACTCCGCCGAACTCACCTCCGTACTCGACGAGCTGACGGCGCGTTCGCGACAACCGGTTGTCTTGCGGACGCCGGAGGGCTCGGCCGAGGTCTCGCCCGCCGAGCTGGGACTCACATACGACGCCGATGCGACGCGGGCTCGTCTCCTCGAGCAACCGCGCAATCCGCTCGTCCGTCTGGCCGCGCTGTTCGGCCGCGACTTCGACGTCGAGCCGGTCGTCACGCTGGATCGGACGGCGATGAACGCGGCGCTCGACGCCCAGCGCGCGTCACTCGAGAAGGCCGCGGTCGAGGGTGGTGTGCACTACGACGGCACCAAGCCTGTTGGGGATCAGCCCGCCAAGGGTGAACGCATCGCGCGAGACGCTGCCGCCGCGACCCTCGTCGACCGTTGGCTGGACGGCGCCCCCGTCGACCTGCCCATGGAACCCTTCTCGCCGACGGTGAGCGCCGAGGTCGTGGTCGCGACCGTCGCCGGACCGGCCGAACGGGTGGTCGCGGCTCCCGTGAGTCTCGTGGACCGCCGCAAACGGACGGTCGAGGTGCCCGCGGGAGACCTGGCGTCGATGGTGACCTTCGGGCCCGACGGCCGCGGCGGGCTCACCCCCCGAGCCGACGAGAAGGTGGGGCGCGAGATCCTCGCCCCCGACCTCGACGCCTCGCAACGGGCCCCCGTCAGCGCGACGTTCAGTCTGGCGTCCGGCCGTCCGCAGGTGGTGCCGGGCGTCGACGGCGCCGCGATCAACTGGCCGAAGACCCTCGCCGCCGTCGCCACGAGTGCGGCGGCCGACGGTGGCGATCGCAGGGTCGAGGTCGTCTACGACGACGTCGAGCCGAAGCTCACGACCGATGCCGCGCGCAAGCTCGGGGTCACCGAACTGATCAGCGAGTACACCACAGGTGGCTTCTCGAGCGCTTCCGGGGAGAACATCCGGCTCGTAGCCGCCGAGGTCGACGGGGCCCTCGTCCTGCCCGGAAAGGTGTTCTCGCTCAACGGGCACACCGGGCCGCGCGGAGCGGAGCAGGGGTACGTCGAGTCGACGATCATCGACCACGGTCGGGCGTCGAACGCGGTCGGCGGCGGGATCTCCCAGTTCGCGACGACCCTGTACAACGCGACGTATTTCGCCGGGCTCGAGGACGTCGATCACACCGAACACGCGTATTACATCTCGCGGTACCCGGAGGCGCGGGAGGCGACCGTGTTCGAAGGCGCCATCGACCTGAAGTTCCGCAACAACACGCGGCATGGCGTGCTGATCGAGACCGCCTGGTCGCCGTCGTCGGTGACGGTGCGGCTCTGGGGCACGAAGGCGTTCGAGGTCGAGTCGGTCACGGGTGAGCGGGTTGCCCCCACCGATCCGCCGCGAGTCCGCGTTCCGCGCGGGGACGACTGCATCCCGAGCAGCGGGAGCAAGGGTTTCACGGCATCGGACACCCGGATCATCAAGGACGCGCGTACCGGACGGGAGATCGATCGGTCCACCCGCACCGTCCGCTACGCGCCCGAACCCATCGTGAAGTGCGTCTGA
- a CDS encoding acetyl-CoA C-acetyltransferase, translating into MAEQSNPTSKPKTRSDRPVAILGGNRIPFARQDKAYAKVGNQEMFTAALDGLVSRFNLQGEQLGMVAGGAVLKHARDFNLIRESVLGSALSPYTPAFDIQQACGTGLQAITTVADGIARGRYDAAIGGGVDTTSDAPIAVGEGLRRQLLEVNRARSTKDQILGAAKLLTKLGIEIPRNGEPRTGMSMGEHAAVTAKEFGIKRADQDELAARSHQNMAAAYDAGFFDDLITPFLGLTRDQNLRGDSTAEKLAKLKPVFGVSLGDATMTAGNSTPLTDGASTVLLASDEWAADRGLPVLAYFVDSETAAVDYVNGPDGLLMAPTYAVPRLLARNGLTLQDFDFYEIHEAFASVVLATLQAWESEEYCKERLGLDSALGSIDRSKLNVHGSSLAAGHPFAATGGRIVAQAAKQIKENGGGRALVSICAAGGQGVTAIIEG; encoded by the coding sequence GTGGCCGAACAGTCCAACCCCACCAGCAAGCCGAAGACCCGCAGCGATCGTCCCGTCGCGATCCTCGGCGGCAACCGCATCCCGTTCGCACGCCAGGACAAGGCGTACGCGAAGGTCGGGAACCAGGAGATGTTCACTGCCGCGCTCGACGGCCTGGTGAGCCGCTTCAACCTGCAGGGCGAGCAGCTTGGCATGGTCGCCGGCGGCGCCGTGCTCAAGCACGCCCGTGATTTCAATCTCATCCGCGAGTCGGTGCTCGGTTCGGCGTTGTCGCCGTACACGCCCGCGTTCGACATCCAGCAGGCCTGCGGCACCGGACTGCAGGCCATCACGACGGTCGCCGACGGTATCGCCCGCGGCCGCTACGACGCCGCGATCGGCGGTGGCGTCGACACGACGTCGGACGCGCCGATCGCCGTGGGCGAGGGCCTGCGTCGTCAGCTGCTCGAGGTCAACCGCGCGCGGAGCACCAAGGACCAGATCCTCGGCGCCGCGAAGCTGCTGACGAAGCTCGGCATCGAGATCCCGCGCAACGGCGAGCCCCGCACGGGCATGTCGATGGGCGAGCACGCCGCCGTCACGGCCAAGGAGTTCGGCATCAAGCGAGCCGACCAGGACGAGCTGGCCGCCCGCAGCCACCAGAACATGGCCGCCGCCTACGACGCTGGCTTCTTCGACGACCTGATCACCCCGTTCCTGGGCCTGACCCGCGACCAGAACCTGCGCGGCGACTCCACCGCGGAGAAGCTCGCCAAGCTCAAGCCGGTCTTCGGCGTCTCCCTCGGCGACGCGACGATGACCGCGGGCAACTCGACGCCGCTCACCGACGGGGCGTCGACCGTGCTGCTCGCCAGCGACGAGTGGGCCGCCGACCGCGGACTGCCGGTGCTCGCCTACTTCGTGGACAGCGAGACCGCCGCGGTCGACTACGTCAACGGTCCCGACGGGCTGCTCATGGCCCCGACCTACGCGGTGCCGCGTCTTCTCGCCCGCAACGGGCTCACGCTGCAGGACTTCGACTTCTACGAGATCCACGAGGCCTTCGCGTCGGTGGTCCTCGCGACCCTGCAGGCGTGGGAGTCCGAGGAGTACTGCAAGGAGCGCCTCGGCCTCGACTCGGCACTGGGTTCGATCGACCGCAGCAAGCTCAACGTCCACGGTTCGTCGCTCGCGGCGGGTCACCCCTTCGCGGCGACCGGCGGCCGGATCGTCGCGCAGGCGGCCAAGCAGATCAAGGAGAACGGCGGCGGTCGCGCCCTGGTTTCGATCTGTGCCGCGGGCGGCCAGGGCGTCACCGCGATCATCGAGGGCTGA
- a CDS encoding 3-oxoacyl-ACP reductase, producing the protein MAANGNTGLYSSFVHSAPGAFIAKQAGLPVPAPLRRYKASEPPLPGPVLLGGSGRLVEPLREMLSTEDYDLIQNATTGRSADKYGGLVFDATGITTPAELRQLFEFFQPAMRSTAACARFLVIGTTPELVTDPSERVAQRALEGFTRSLGKELLKGSTVQLVYVSPDAKTGLTGLESTVRFVLSAKSAFVDAQVIRVGGADATAPKNWDKPLEGKVAVVTGAARGIGATIAEVLSRDGAHVIAADVPQAGDALSETANKVGGTAFPLDVTAADAGAKLAEHALERHGGIDIIVNNAGITRDKLLANMDDSRWDAVIAVNLIAPQTLVETLLEKGALREGGAVVDVSSIAGIAGNRGQTNYGASKAGVIGLVDAYAPILAEKGITINAVAPGFIETKMTAAIPLATREAGRLMSSLQQGGQTVDVAETVAYFANPASNAITGNVVRVCGQGFLGA; encoded by the coding sequence GTGGCCGCCAACGGAAACACTGGCCTGTACTCGAGCTTCGTCCATTCCGCGCCCGGCGCATTCATCGCCAAGCAGGCCGGTTTGCCCGTCCCGGCGCCGCTACGGCGCTACAAGGCCTCCGAGCCGCCGCTGCCCGGCCCCGTTCTGCTCGGCGGGTCCGGCCGGCTCGTCGAACCGCTTCGCGAGATGCTCTCGACCGAGGACTACGACCTCATCCAGAACGCCACGACCGGGCGCAGCGCCGACAAGTACGGCGGCCTCGTCTTCGACGCGACCGGAATCACCACTCCCGCCGAGTTGCGTCAGCTCTTCGAGTTCTTCCAGCCCGCGATGCGCTCGACCGCGGCCTGCGCGCGGTTCCTGGTCATCGGCACCACGCCGGAGCTGGTCACCGACCCCTCCGAGCGCGTCGCGCAGCGTGCACTCGAGGGCTTCACCCGCTCGCTGGGCAAGGAACTCCTGAAGGGGTCCACCGTCCAGCTCGTCTACGTCTCCCCCGACGCCAAGACCGGGCTGACCGGCCTCGAGTCGACCGTGCGCTTCGTGCTGTCGGCGAAGTCGGCCTTCGTCGACGCCCAGGTCATCCGGGTCGGCGGCGCCGACGCCACCGCGCCGAAGAACTGGGACAAGCCCCTCGAGGGCAAGGTCGCCGTCGTCACCGGTGCCGCCCGCGGCATCGGTGCGACGATCGCCGAGGTCCTCTCCCGCGACGGCGCGCACGTCATTGCCGCCGATGTCCCGCAGGCCGGGGACGCCCTGTCGGAGACGGCGAACAAGGTCGGCGGCACCGCCTTCCCGCTCGATGTCACCGCGGCCGACGCCGGCGCGAAGCTCGCCGAGCACGCCCTCGAGCGGCACGGCGGCATCGACATCATCGTCAACAACGCCGGCATCACCCGCGACAAGCTGCTCGCCAACATGGACGACTCCCGCTGGGACGCGGTCATCGCGGTCAACCTCATCGCACCGCAGACCCTCGTCGAGACGCTGCTCGAGAAGGGCGCTCTGCGCGAGGGCGGCGCCGTCGTCGACGTGTCGTCGATCGCCGGCATCGCGGGCAACCGTGGCCAGACCAATTACGGCGCCTCGAAGGCCGGTGTTATCGGCCTCGTCGACGCCTACGCGCCGATCCTCGCCGAGAAGGGCATCACCATCAACGCGGTGGCGCCCGGCTTCATCGAGACCAAGATGACCGCGGCCATCCCGCTCGCGACCCGTGAGGCCGGTCGCCTGATGAGCTCGCTGCAGCAGGGCGGTCAGACCGTCGACGTCGCCGAGACCGTGGCCTACTTCGCCAACCCGGCGAGCAATGCCATCACCGGCAATGTGGTCCGCGTCTGCGGCCAGGGATTCCTGGGGGCCTGA
- a CDS encoding MaoC/PaaZ C-terminal domain-containing protein — protein MGKTITLPSAPGTAELYGKAVTALLPGIGKPPRVPADATAPETRYRLDGVRVDSTALQAYCHATGQRFGGTLPLTYPFVLQFPVVMKLMTSDEFPFGAVGSVHMTNTIERTRPIEVGEPLDIVTHAQNLREHRKGILIDVVSEIRVGSELVTTQTATFLKQQRTSLSDEPRGPEPKSKTPPPPDAILAVDLKRIREYAAASGDRNPIHMGNLPAKAFGFPKAIAHGMWSAAAAVANVEAQLPDAVTYDVRFGKPILLPAKVNLYTRRIDGKGSFDIAIRDRRKGFPHLTATTREG, from the coding sequence ATGGGCAAGACGATCACCCTCCCGTCCGCACCCGGCACCGCCGAGCTGTACGGCAAGGCGGTCACCGCGCTGCTGCCCGGCATCGGCAAGCCGCCACGGGTGCCGGCCGACGCCACCGCACCCGAGACGCGTTACCGGCTCGACGGCGTGCGGGTGGATTCGACTGCGCTGCAGGCGTATTGCCACGCGACCGGGCAGCGGTTCGGCGGCACCCTGCCGCTGACGTATCCGTTCGTGCTGCAGTTCCCGGTCGTCATGAAGCTCATGACGTCCGACGAGTTCCCGTTCGGCGCCGTCGGTTCGGTGCACATGACGAACACCATCGAGCGCACGCGGCCCATCGAGGTCGGTGAGCCGCTCGACATCGTCACGCATGCACAGAACCTGCGCGAGCACCGCAAGGGCATCCTGATCGACGTCGTCAGCGAGATCCGCGTCGGATCGGAACTTGTCACCACCCAGACGGCGACGTTCCTGAAGCAGCAGCGCACCAGCCTGTCCGACGAGCCGCGGGGTCCCGAACCGAAGTCGAAGACCCCGCCGCCGCCGGACGCCATCCTGGCCGTCGACCTCAAGCGGATCCGCGAGTACGCCGCCGCCTCCGGCGACCGCAACCCGATCCACATGGGCAACCTGCCGGCCAAGGCCTTCGGCTTCCCCAAGGCGATCGCCCACGGGATGTGGAGTGCCGCAGCAGCTGTCGCGAACGTGGAGGCGCAACTGCCCGACGCCGTGACCTACGACGTCAGGTTCGGCAAGCCGATCCTGTTGCCGGCCAAGGTGAACCTGTACACCCGCCGCATCGACGGAAAGGGGAGCTTCGACATCGCGATCCGCGACCGCCGCAAGGGATTCCCGCACCTCACCGCGACGACGCGGGAGGGCTGA
- a CDS encoding TetR/AcrR family transcriptional regulator has product MSGGTKRLPRAVREQQMLDAAVKVFAQNGFRETSMDAIASEAQISKPMLYLYYGSKDELFSACIARESGLFIDAMSVGFDPSLSQREQAVTVIREFLRFVHEHRQSWRVLYRVAIGTAGFAGIVSESRQRVTEMVAQLIKAGTTVEVDSDIDFELTAVSIVGAAEAVADRITEGDVDLEKATNLLVGITWRGLKGVGTDA; this is encoded by the coding sequence ATGTCGGGCGGAACCAAGCGCCTGCCCCGCGCGGTGCGCGAGCAGCAGATGCTCGATGCGGCCGTCAAGGTGTTCGCGCAGAACGGTTTTCGCGAGACCTCGATGGACGCCATCGCATCCGAGGCGCAGATCTCCAAGCCGATGCTGTACCTGTACTACGGCTCGAAGGACGAACTGTTCAGTGCGTGCATCGCCCGTGAGTCCGGTCTGTTCATCGACGCGATGAGCGTCGGTTTCGACCCGTCGCTGTCGCAACGTGAGCAGGCCGTCACGGTGATCCGTGAGTTCCTCCGCTTCGTGCACGAGCACCGGCAGTCCTGGCGGGTGCTGTACCGCGTCGCCATCGGCACCGCCGGTTTCGCCGGCATCGTCTCCGAGAGCCGCCAGCGGGTCACCGAGATGGTCGCCCAACTGATCAAGGCGGGCACGACCGTCGAGGTCGACAGCGACATCGACTTCGAACTCACCGCCGTGTCGATCGTCGGCGCCGCCGAGGCCGTCGCCGACCGCATCACGGAGGGTGACGTCGACCTCGAGAAGGCCACCAACCTCCTCGTCGGCATCACCTGGCGCGGCCTGAAGGGCGTCGGTACCGACGCCTGA
- a CDS encoding glycoside hydrolase family 3 N-terminal domain-containing protein, translating into MTTGTVAVLCAALAACASSTPDSPPPTPSSSASSYASASSSASPTTVPVANSCGASELAKLSVRQKLAQLIVVGVTGAADAQQIVENEEIGGIFVGSWTDKAILTSGAAARISQNSPIPLMVTVDQEGGRVSRLSALGIDHASARELAQTKTPEQVRAIAADVGRKLKRLGVTVDFAPVADVSDESDNEVIGDRSFSNDPAVVTEYAGAYAAGLADAGITPVYKHFPGHGHGSGDSHLGVVTVPSLAELQDSDLVPFRTLLRDPGTAGAMVGHLIVPGLTKGLPASISRPAIQMLRTGVGYDGPRFNGVIYSDDLSGMAAISAQYPIEQAVEKFILAGGDIALWLSTDRVSSVLDNLERAVSAGRLAPARLDDKVVRILRSKGVVNC; encoded by the coding sequence ATGACGACGGGGACGGTCGCCGTACTGTGCGCGGCGCTGGCGGCGTGCGCGTCATCGACGCCCGACTCACCGCCGCCGACTCCCTCGTCCTCGGCGTCGTCGTACGCCTCGGCGTCTTCGTCGGCGTCGCCGACGACCGTTCCGGTCGCAAACAGCTGTGGCGCAAGCGAACTCGCGAAGCTGTCCGTACGCCAGAAGCTGGCGCAGCTGATCGTCGTCGGCGTGACCGGGGCGGCCGACGCCCAGCAGATCGTCGAGAACGAGGAGATCGGCGGGATCTTCGTCGGGAGCTGGACCGACAAGGCGATTCTGACGAGCGGTGCGGCAGCACGTATTTCGCAGAACTCGCCGATCCCGCTGATGGTCACCGTCGATCAGGAGGGCGGGCGGGTGTCGCGCCTGTCCGCGCTCGGCATCGACCACGCCTCGGCTCGTGAACTCGCCCAGACCAAGACGCCCGAGCAGGTGCGGGCGATCGCGGCCGATGTGGGCCGCAAGCTCAAGCGGCTCGGGGTCACCGTCGACTTCGCTCCCGTCGCCGACGTCAGCGACGAATCGGACAACGAGGTGATCGGCGACCGGTCCTTCAGCAACGACCCGGCCGTCGTCACCGAGTACGCGGGCGCGTACGCCGCGGGGCTGGCCGACGCGGGAATCACGCCTGTGTACAAGCACTTTCCGGGTCACGGACACGGGTCGGGCGACTCGCATCTCGGCGTTGTGACGGTTCCGTCGCTCGCGGAGCTGCAGGACAGCGACCTCGTGCCGTTCCGGACGCTGTTGCGCGACCCGGGGACCGCGGGCGCCATGGTCGGGCACCTGATCGTGCCCGGTCTGACGAAGGGACTGCCCGCCAGCATCAGCCGGCCCGCGATCCAGATGTTGCGCACCGGCGTCGGCTACGACGGTCCGCGGTTCAACGGCGTCATCTACTCCGACGACCTGTCGGGCATGGCGGCGATCAGCGCCCAGTACCCCATCGAGCAGGCGGTGGAGAAGTTCATCCTCGCCGGCGGCGACATCGCGCTGTGGCTGTCGACCGACCGTGTCTCGTCGGTGCTCGACAATCTCGAACGCGCGGTGTCAGCGGGTCGCCTGGCGCCGGCACGACTCGACGACAAGGTCGTGCGAATCCTTCGATCCAAGGGTGTGGTGAACTGTTGA
- a CDS encoding universal stress protein — protein sequence MDVGSVSSGSATAGGGSGAKGAAQTLMIAYDGSPNADRAIRYAGHFLRARSAVVVTAWQPGAMTPARMSTLAGGMQPFIDTQLDVGVDQALEEEAASINERGVALAVDCGLAARGSLVEVESTVWGALVAAAEALNVDLLVTGTRGASGLKALLRSSVAERVLKHCHRPVFIVPAKCEKEPQVTL from the coding sequence ATGGACGTGGGGTCCGTTTCGTCCGGGTCCGCCACCGCCGGCGGCGGTAGCGGCGCCAAGGGTGCCGCACAAACCCTGATGATCGCCTATGACGGGTCTCCCAACGCCGACCGCGCCATTCGCTACGCCGGTCATTTCCTCCGTGCCCGCTCAGCTGTCGTCGTCACCGCGTGGCAGCCCGGCGCGATGACGCCGGCACGCATGTCCACCCTCGCCGGTGGGATGCAACCCTTCATCGACACCCAGCTCGACGTCGGCGTCGACCAGGCCCTCGAGGAAGAAGCCGCCTCGATCAACGAACGGGGCGTGGCCCTCGCCGTCGACTGTGGGCTGGCCGCACGCGGATCGCTCGTCGAGGTCGAGTCGACGGTGTGGGGGGCGCTCGTCGCCGCGGCCGAGGCGCTGAACGTAGATCTTCTGGTCACCGGAACGCGCGGCGCATCGGGACTCAAGGCTCTGCTGCGGTCCAGCGTCGCCGAACGGGTCCTCAAACACTGTCATCGACCGGTGTTCATCGTTCCCGCGAAGTGCGAGAAAGAACCGCAGGTCACGCTGTAG
- a CDS encoding GlxA family transcriptional regulator yields MTRSVLILGYPGVQALDVTGPADVFTTASYALADQGAQVRYDLRLVSTTGLPVGTGVGLEFVAQPLPDPAEPLDILILPGGTGVHDASRDPDLVDWIRRAAQRARRVVSVCNGAFLAAEAGLLDGKRATTHWAVTELLAERYPSIQVDAEALFVRGSDRVWSSAGVTAGIDLSLALIEEDHGTELAQLVARWLVLYMRRPGGQSQFAPPVWMPRARRTAIREIQERIEAEPGRVHRVDDLARDASMSPRHFSRIFTDETGEAPGAYVERVRTDAARRALTQSDDTMPVIATRCGFGSAETMRRTFVRRLGVPPDQYRRTFR; encoded by the coding sequence ATGACTCGATCGGTGCTGATCCTCGGATACCCCGGGGTGCAGGCCCTGGACGTGACCGGACCGGCCGACGTGTTCACCACCGCGTCGTACGCCCTCGCCGACCAGGGCGCGCAGGTCCGCTACGACCTGCGGCTGGTGTCGACGACCGGTCTGCCGGTGGGCACCGGCGTCGGGCTGGAGTTCGTCGCGCAGCCGCTGCCCGACCCGGCCGAGCCGCTCGACATCCTGATCCTCCCCGGCGGCACCGGCGTCCACGACGCCTCCCGCGACCCCGACCTCGTCGACTGGATCCGACGGGCGGCGCAACGGGCACGACGCGTCGTCAGCGTGTGCAACGGCGCGTTCCTCGCCGCCGAGGCCGGCCTCCTCGACGGCAAACGCGCGACGACGCACTGGGCCGTGACCGAGTTGCTCGCCGAGCGGTACCCGTCGATCCAGGTCGACGCCGAGGCCCTGTTCGTGCGCGGCAGCGACCGGGTGTGGAGTTCCGCGGGCGTCACCGCCGGTATCGACCTCTCGCTGGCCCTCATCGAGGAGGACCACGGCACCGAGCTCGCACAGCTCGTCGCGCGGTGGCTCGTCCTCTACATGCGGCGCCCAGGTGGTCAGAGCCAGTTCGCCCCGCCGGTGTGGATGCCCCGGGCCCGGCGCACGGCGATCCGCGAGATCCAGGAACGCATCGAGGCCGAGCCGGGCCGGGTGCACCGCGTCGACGATCTCGCCCGCGACGCGTCGATGAGCCCACGCCATTTCTCCCGCATCTTCACCGACGAGACCGGTGAGGCGCCGGGCGCCTACGTCGAACGGGTCCGGACCGACGCCGCCCGCCGGGCACTCACCCAGAGCGACGACACGATGCCGGTGATCGCCACCCGGTGCGGGTTCGGGTCGGCTGAGACGATGCGGCGCACCTTCGTCCGCCGGCTCGGCGTGCCGCCCGATCAGTACCGCCGCACCTTCCGCTAG
- a CDS encoding DJ-1/PfpI family protein: MTQIAIVLYPQFTALDFIGPYEVLRALPDTDVRFVWHEPGPVVADSGVLVVGATHSFDETPSPDVVLVPGGPGFLAASQDEKVLDWLRAVRPGAQWTTSVCTGSIILAAAGLLDGKPATTHWSSMAGLSLHGAKPVTDQRIVRVAPHDDLVTAAGVSAGIDLALWLAEQIAGRARAEAIQLIIEYDPQPHLDSGHRSKASAKTIATSTMLLSRDVDKPEMVKSSVRLLWDRALTKVRSGR, translated from the coding sequence ATGACCCAGATAGCGATCGTGCTCTACCCGCAGTTCACCGCGCTCGACTTCATCGGCCCCTACGAGGTGCTGCGAGCCCTGCCCGACACCGATGTCAGATTCGTCTGGCACGAACCCGGGCCGGTCGTCGCCGACTCGGGCGTGCTCGTCGTCGGAGCCACGCATTCGTTCGACGAGACACCGTCGCCGGACGTCGTCCTGGTGCCGGGCGGTCCCGGTTTCCTGGCCGCCTCGCAGGACGAGAAGGTCCTCGACTGGCTGCGTGCCGTACGGCCGGGCGCCCAGTGGACGACGTCGGTCTGCACCGGTTCGATCATCCTGGCCGCCGCCGGTCTGCTCGACGGGAAGCCGGCCACGACGCACTGGTCGTCGATGGCCGGGCTGTCGCTGCACGGCGCGAAGCCGGTGACCGACCAGCGGATCGTGCGCGTCGCGCCCCACGACGACCTGGTCACCGCGGCCGGTGTGTCCGCGGGCATCGACCTCGCGCTGTGGCTGGCCGAGCAGATCGCCGGGCGTGCGCGCGCGGAGGCGATCCAGCTGATCATCGAGTACGACCCGCAACCCCACCTGGACTCCGGGCATCGTTCCAAGGCGTCTGCCAAGACGATCGCGACGTCGACGATGCTGCTCAGCCGCGACGTCGACAAACCCGAGATGGTGAAGTCGAGCGTGCGTCTGTTGTGGGATCGCGCCCTCACGAAAGTGCGTTCCGGACGTTGA
- a CDS encoding DUF2613 domain-containing protein — MTNNRLVAGAVAGVAGILVGLGAVFLGGFLASENSPSTDLNNISPNNGFVQGSVDYGSRGGAGETN, encoded by the coding sequence ATGACCAACAACCGCCTTGTCGCCGGAGCCGTCGCCGGGGTCGCCGGCATCCTGGTGGGACTCGGCGCGGTGTTCCTCGGCGGGTTCCTGGCCTCCGAGAACAGCCCGTCCACCGATCTGAACAACATCAGCCCGAACAACGGATTCGTCCAGGGTTCGGTGGACTACGGTTCGCGCGGCGGAGCCGGCGAGACCAACTGA